The window AGAGCTACGTTAGCTACAAGATGCGACTTAGGAAACAGAAGGAAGTGCAGAAGGAGAATGAATTCTACATGCAGCTTCTACAGCAGGCTTTACCTCCAGAGCAACAGATGCTGCAGAGACaagagagggaggcagaagaGGGtaagacattcacacacatgcatgaaaaaaattactaaaataaaacacaatagaATGAACAACCAAAAAGTAGGTAGGACAGTAGGTGTCAGGACACCCATGAGAAGGGAACAAGGGTGCAAATATTACCAGATGAACATGCAGTGGGTTACTTAACCAATTCAGTGGCTGACTTTGTCTAGGCCTATACAATCAAAGCCACTTACTGTGACCTCCTTTATACCATGTAGTTGACTTAACTCCTCGCAGATTGTTAAACAAAAAGCCTCGTAAACGTAGAAGACGTGACAGAGCAGTTGTACTGGATTGCACTAGGTTTTATACAGAAGATGTACCTGATAAAGTGTCCAAAGagagtatttatttttgtacctTTTAATTTCCAATATGATTTATAattttaaagggacaattcaacccaaaatcaaaaacacatccttctcttgaatataatggaataAGATGGTACCAGTCTCGTGGTGCTCaccaaaaatgacatttgaaaGATTCAACAGAACTCTctctccagaaatcatgacccaagATAATCAAGgtgaaaaaatatgcattttttaattttggggcAAACTGTCCATTTAATGTTGCCTTCTAGGGCTGCACCTTAAAAGTCGATGATGTGAGTGGAGAAGGCCCACAATTGACTCACATTTTGTCAGTCGAATCATTGCACCTTTGATTTTTTTAGCTGCGTCACTGAACACAGAGCAGTGCAGGAGCAACAGGGTGGCAGGCTACTAACAGAGTCTCTAAATgacaacaaaccacaaaacTAACTACTGAAGTGGAGAGGGGTGATAGAAACACAGGGCAGCACAACTCCATTCTTCTTGCTCCAGTGATGACTGTCAGTGAAGTCAGTTACACTTCTTTTGAACCAGATGGTGGTACAACCTCCGCTACTGCTGTCCACTGCTCTGTCAGGCAGGCGAGCCACTCCATGGTGCGCTGGAATTTTGTGACTGAACTTTTGTGCCCACTTTTACTTTCACGTTTTGAAATCTGATATTCTCACGAGAGTCTCATCTAGGCTGATGTGGATTTGACTGACAAAATTCTTACAACCCTATTGGTTCCACACCTGTAGTTCTGTTGATATGTTGTCGATCAATGGGGGAAAAATCAACAACTACAGAACTAAGCGGAGAAAAATGATGTCTCACAGATTGTCAAGTAACTCATTAACTGGACGGTTTTGGTGATCTCATCCTGCATTAACAGTGCTACGTGGACcagcacaggaaaaaaatgttgcccTGTTGCCCTTTACTGAACcatatgtgtttatttatcttcTTTGGTGTCACAAACAGCTCCTGAGGCAACAGACTGATTTCCTAGTAATAGCTTTTAGAACTCTGCTAAAATCACATATCTCTAATCAAAAATCCAGTGTTTGGTGTGGGTGTAACCCTTACTTTCACACCACAAACGAACCGCACCAGAAAGCGGACAGAGACCCACCTTTTCAAGCAGTCTCAGTCCTGTTATTTGGTTGGCACCAGATTCAATTTGACAGGTCTCACACCAGCCCAAATGAACCGAATTAAAAAAGCCATCATTCAGTCCGTGTTggtttttttaagtttgatttGGGATTTGCTTATTTCTGTCCAGTGTCTTCTAACACTGCCTGTATTTGCTATCTTTCAGCTGCTTTAGCTAAAGGGATCTCAGAGGCAGAGCCCACAGTAATATCACAAAACGGAGCACCTCCTGGAAAGAAAAGCACCACAGTCCCGTTACCAGAACTGGAGTACCGGGAAAAAGGGAAGGACAGTACTGGAAAAGAGCGTGagggcaaaaaacaaaacacaattggAATCAATAACAACAGTATTATACACGCACTGGACTCCAAACTACAGGAGACAGAGTACATAGAGAACTACGCCGGGGCAAAGAGACTGAATAACGACCTGgcaggagaaaacacacatgccGAAACCAACACACACTCTACTTCTAAAGAGGAAATGGGGGGCAAGAACTACAAAAACTCCAGCGGAGGCGGGGGCAACATTTCCAACTCGTCTCCGCGGAATCACAGCTCATCAAACGGCAGCGTGCCGCCAGGTTCCTCAGCCAGTAAGAatgagaagaagcagaaggGGGCAGGGAAGGGGCAGAAGGACCCAGTGGAGAACTGCATCCCCAACAACCAGCTGGGCAAGCCCGACGCTCTCGTACGGTAAGACACCCACTGTTCACCCCTTTCAAATACCCACTCCTCGTTTGCCTGTGCTGATGTGGTTTCCTGTAGCTGCCTTTTGATGATGCCATGgccctctctttttcctcctcttaaAGGCTGGAGCAGGATGTGAAGCGTCTCAAGGCAGATCTTCAGGCCAACAGGCAGTTGGAGTCAGAGCTGCGGAGTCAGCTTTCCTCTCTGAGCAGCCAGGACCGCAGCCTTCGCTCGGAGCTGGGCCAGCTCCGCCAGGACAACGAGCTGCTACAAAACAAGTGGGTGCATGTACCGTAACCCTGACAATCAACTCGAGTTGTTAAGcaataaatataatttcctCGACAGCACGTTGAGGTAGGGAGCTGGTTAGTTAAGGGacgaaaacaaaaaacaaacaaggagcAATGTACTGGCTTTTGGAGGGTTTTGTGGGTGTATTCAAAAACATGATCTCCACAGTGCATTGAAGAACAGCTGGAGCTTTGCTAATGTATTTTCATCCCCTCTTCATTTTTCTGTCCTGTACAAGCATGAATTGCTCCTGGCGTAATGTTCAGATAGATGTATGGCTTTCGAGCGAGCCACGTAATGACAAACCACCCACAGAGGCTGGCTGACTACCACCACGACAGCATGTGACTTCCCGTCGCATCATGTTAAAAAATACCACTGTAAGAAGCGTCCCAGAGCGGCTACGCTGAAGAGACTCGACAATGTAAAAGCGCTATGTAAAACACAAGAGGATTCTCTTTACTATCCACTATCGCCCATTTCACAGAATCACAAGTACAATGTGTCCCAGAATCAAATCTGAATTTTGCCTAGTTTTACAATACCACACAGGAAAATGTCACATAGCTTGGTATACccgactgaaagaaaaaagtgtcacgatactggaatttctaaaataccttgaaaaatatcaatatacgATACACTGTTcgataccacagggaaaaatGGCATACTGTAACATTGATGGCAgaaaaaattagattttaaataaagattaataTAAAAAgacttgtgtactgtgtgttaagcacaacagcTTTTAAGACAAATTACTTCTGACCATAGACAGATGAGTGGGAGGAGGCGTGCTTATGTGGACAGTGCAGCCTGCCGTCGGAAAcaagagagtgagaaagcacAGCTGGTATCAGTATTGCTACTGTGGAACATTAGTATTGAAACAGCTTCAGATATTCAGTACCGATATTTATCGATATTTTTAACAGCACTAGTGGAAAACGCTGCCAGGTCTGTGGTCTGTGGCCACAGTGTGGTGTTTGTGTACAGCAGCTTGCTGGTGGACCCAGGAGGCAAGTGGAGAGAGAGTGCAGGTGACAGGGAGGTAGCGAAATGAAATATCGTCTAAGATGAAACATTATCCTGCTGAACTCCTACAATAAGAGTaatcttcaaaaacaaaacaaaaaaggcgccacaaaaaactgaaactcTGGCAAGCACACCCCACTTCAGGCCATGATTAGTCAGTTGCGCGGAGGAAAAGAATACTTTCGCTTCTTCATGCAACTACTTCtatcacttttttttgtacaaaaaaaaaatccaacactATGAATGCCTTCAAGGAAAGACTGCACAGGAGTTCAGCACATGtatgaacacatttttaacatgatACCTTCAAACTCAACTGACTGAATCACCTGACAAATCAGGTGTCAGCAGTTGAGCTCCCCTCAATTGTGACTGACAACACTGTTATCAGCTCAGCTACCATTCACAGTGCGTCACTtcctccttaaaaaaaacattaaaggccACAAAAAGCCACAGAGAATCATTATGTATCAATTCTGGCTGAACACATCGCACAAACTACTGTGTGTGAAGCACAGGGGCTTTAAAGGCAGATTAAGCCTATGACGTGTATCTCTATAAGTTGCTTGTAGGTCATGTAACAACTGAACCTGTCTCCTTCTCCAGAGGTCTCTGACTAAGCCTGGATACACAAACATTGCTTTCTCTGCTAGTGTAATGATGTGTTATCAGTGAACAAACTTAAAGGTTAAACCTTTTAAATCAGTGGTGTATTTACAAACATTATCATAGGATTTCAGTTAGAGTTATAATGTCAGTAAAGGGGCAGAGAGGCtgtaaaaatttaaatgaataccGTAGGCGACAGTACAACTACgactgttcagacctggtacCAACATGCGTCCagagtgatctgatcacaagtggacagctgtAAGTACAGGTGTGAGAACCCCCAAGGTGCATTGAGGATACATTTGAGATCCGATCActccacattcagaggtggtctgggccgCATGCGAGCGcattcttttagcagtgtgttCGCACATGTCCTCGGCCACACTAAAAGACCGCCTACTCagcaacaacaggcagaatggattacacgctgtctgatttccatgtggttcactgtaACGTATATTATGcgctctcttaacctgccacATGTTGGCAGCAGACATTTGTGAATACGCTGTCTGTTTCAACTAACCATTGAATAAGTAACCGTGATATCCCCAGACTCCCGTACGAAtagtgtgattttaagagttacTGAGTGAGGAGAAAGTTAAACTTTGCAAAACGGCTACGATTAGTTCTCAATCATTAATGTGCTCAACGCGCTTCTGACTTGCAAACTTTTAGCTGCTGATtgaacactgtttcaactgatttcatcatttacactAAATTTATGACAGAAGACAATGttgaattttacaaatacagtaaacagtaaccaatacaATCTACTTCTTTATAGCCTGTGGAGAgagtccccagactccctaaaaaaaattgctcaattttgtgagttgttcaGTTAGGAACACTTTTTCAATTTGGTGAAATGCTGGCTGTGGCAAATTCTTAACTATCTgagccttcttgttaattcggcaaactTTATACAcaaagatatttctttatttgtgtaaagAGAAACatctcttctgtttcttcaagtGATTATCGTCTTTATTTGCATGTAGAGCAGGAAAGTAAGGTTCAATCACAAGAGGTCACTGAAGATGTATGTTAatgtcaggtgtgaactgacggtCTCGAGGTGTCctcttgtgatcggatcactcaggacggatgttaaTATCAGGTCTGAATCCCTCAGAGACTGTACATTTAATCTCTGAGCCTGTGCTAAGTACGTTCATCTCATGATCCAGCCAGGTTGACTATGATCTTCTCCACTCTTTAGGCTCCACAGTGCCGTCCAGGCCAAGCAGAAAGATAAGCAGACCATCTCCCAGCTGGAGAAGAGGCTAAAGGCTGAGCAGGAGGCCCGTGCCCTCGCTGAGAAACAGCTggctgaggagaggaagaggaagaagatggaaGAGGCCACTGCTGCCAGAGCGGTAGCACTAGCTGCTGCAACAAGGTATCATGATCTCATTATCTAACCCAGCTTTGTGTTGTCTAAATGAACTTTGAACAGATTGAATCTGTAAATATCAATACAGGAGGTGTAGTGCCTTTCTGGCTCTTCACAAAGttgttctttttctctcctgtcaaaCAGAGTGGAGTCCACTGACTCTCTGCGTGGTCGCATCAGAGAGCTGGAGACAGAGTGTAAGAAGCTCAGCATGGACATGAAACTTAAGGAGGAGCAGATAAGGGATCTGGAGGGCAAGTGTCAGGTGAGAAGGAATAACTCATTATCTGATAAGAAAACAATTTTGGTGAAAGATAAACAGACTGTAGAATAGATAATCTAAATGCTGTGGCGTAGTAAATGTGCTCTCATCTGCAGTGGAAAAACTGCTGCAGTACTTGACTTCGAAACAAATGCGATCACTTCAATCAAATTATATGCCTCTTAAGTTTGAGTAATTGATGTAATTAAATGAATAGACCCCCTGTGCCTTTGGAGAGCATCAGACATTTAGCACAGTAACAGCTTTGTTTAGAAAATAAGAGCATTTAGTAGCTTATCATTTTTGATGAGTGtttatctcttctctcattcattttccttttcctaTCCTGCCATGTACAGGAGCTGCGGAAGTATAAAGAGAATGAGAAGGACACAGAGGTGTTGATGTCAGCGCTGTCGGCTATGCAGGAGAAGACCCAGCACCTGGAGAACAGCCTGAGCGCTGAGACCAGGATTAAACTGGACCTCTTCTCTGCACTGGGGGATGCTAAGAGACAGCTGGAGATAGCACAAGGTAGCTGTTGGCTGGAGGGCTGTGATGTTACTTTTGGTAATTGGTAACAAATTATGCAAAGTGTTTGACGGGAGCGACATATAATCTAAGAGAGAGACGTTGAAGATGGAACTTTTTTAGTTATACAGGCAGAGACCAGAAGGTGAAATCGTCCATCCTTACATGATGATGAGAAggcaataaaaacagttttcagtTGTTAAGCTTGGAGccaacatcatcatcaagtTAGCAGATAATGGAATATTAAAAAGCCACAGTGAACAAGGAAGCAGCGACTGAAACCACACCAAACCGTACTGTAACTATTTCTAACCTTGCACTCTAACCAGGTGTGACCAAGCGCATAATTATTTCTGCTTTTGGAAATTGACTCAATAAGCCTGAGCCATTACCACCACACCACAAagccacaaacactgcagcactgattGTGTTTCCATTCCATAGCTTGCTCGTGGCATCCTACAGTGGTTTCTTCCTGTGTGTCTTTCTGGCTGCTCTCAGTGCCACAGACCCACAGGATTAAATGATTACTATTCAGCACTTAAACCCAGCATATCTGAATGTTTACAGCAGAGATCTCATGTCTGctagtttgatttatttaaggCATAAAACATCAAATGATTTCTCCAAATGAGTGTTttaaaagttatgttttttttgtattttatataaattTAAAACAGACCAGCACCTGTGTCCAACAGGTACATTCAAGCCAGGTATTCAAACACTGCATATTAATAttacagtgaacagtgaaatgTAGactgtatgtacatatgtatgttACAGTTTATACTGAACCATATTAGGAGTGCGGTCGCGcctcatttttctgtccaaaacCGAGAGAGTAGCCCGACCTGAACGTGACAggccttctgtttttttatgtctgaaGTTGTTACCGTGGTTACAGCTTGCCTGTTTACCCTGATCACAGACAAGTACAGTGTAAGTAACAAATAGCCTCTGTGTTGCGTTCAAAGCCTTGTCGCGTAAATGACAAACCCCATCACTTAACAGGACATATAGCTCCAACATAGACAATAGATCCAACACTTATTAACACTTGACCCGTATTGGCCCGGCCCATGGGTCCCAACAGGTTTGGGTCTGATGTCCATGCTCTAATTTGAAATGGGAAATTCAGGTCTTTCTATTTTGCTGtgttaataataaaagataaaagtgTGGTAtgtttagtgtttcacttgtcACAACAATGTTGATATCACAACAGctcctgagaaaaatgttttaaaatccaGAGCTGTAGTACATGAACCACACTACAGTTCCCACTATACTGCGGAGGTAACCTAACTGTAATAGGCCTTTTTTCCCAGCAGACATTCTGACTTGTCATAGCAGGGAAAGCACCAGTGACATGAATCTCCTTAATGATGGCTCAGCTCCATTCAGTGGGCAGTTGTTACTAATATGATTAGCTATTGCCTGCTGTGACCTGTCAAATAAGCGCTATAATGGGAGAGCAGTGTAGCAGTCTATTAATAGCTAACACAATTAGTATTAGCCAGCATGTTAGCTAATAGTAGGCCCGTCTTACAGTGAATTATGTGGCGGAGAAGGTTGTCAAAAGTACCATAAGAGGTATcgagttttgttttctcaaactAGTATTGTATCAAGGTTTAAAATTCTGGTAATGTGGCAGCCTTACTGAGAAGTATCAGATTCTGAGCTTGtaacattaaagtgtatttgcACATTGTGTAGGCCATTTATCAAATCATATcagactgctttttaaaaatattagcTATATTTTTTGTGCTGACTTTCTCTaccaaatgcagaaaaaaatgttgtttgttgttaacTGTTCATAGTCTGCCTCCATTACTTAAATGCTGTATATTTACAATAGTAAATTAACCTTTAATATGAAATATCGGCCGAAATATTGATATTAGAATTATTTACTGCCTTATATCTGCATCTGCATTGAGTTGGTCAAGCTCTAAGAATGACATAAACCAAGATAAAGGATGTTATGCATATAGCTAGgcctgcagctaatgattattttcagtgttaattaatctgtagattattttcttgattcattgattggtccataaaatgtctaaaaatggtgaaaaatatcGATCAacgtttcccaaagcccaaggtgaatcgtcaaatgtcttgtttggtcCACAACATAAAGATAATTAGTTAACTGTCatagaaaaggaaagaaaccaTAAAAATACCTTTTTAAAGACCTTATAAAGACTTTTCTTTCCTGCTGGCGATTGATTTTAAAGTTTACAACTAATggattaatcattgcagctctaatgcCAGTGTATAGGAAGGGCTCTCTTTACCCTCCTACACTGGAAAGTTATAAATCTGTCAAGGATTCAATTTGCAAAGACACTTCAGTACAAATGTCCCCCTATTCTGCCCTCCATGCTGTTACATGAATGTCTCTGTTTCCTTTGTCTCCTCCAGGCCAGATCCACCAGAGGGAGCAGGAGATTGCAGAGCTGAAGCAGAAGATAGCAGAGGTGATGGCAGTGATGCCCAGCCTGTCCTACTCCTCAGACGGCAGCAACCTCAGCCCTGTCACCCCGCACTACTCCTCCAAGTTCATGGACAATAGTCCCTCGTCCCTGGACCCCAACGCCTCAGTCTACCAGCCCCTCAAAAAGTGACTGTGACACCCACACTTTTGTCAGACAGaactttgtctcttttctttatcttgGTGAAGCTCTCGGTTTCGGTTTTGGGTTATTTCTGGTTTTGATTTGTTTACCA is drawn from Pagrus major chromosome 3, Pma_NU_1.0 and contains these coding sequences:
- the maco1a gene encoding macoilin-1, with amino-acid sequence MKRRNADCSKLRRPLKRNRITEGIYSSTFLYLKFLVVWVLVLLADFVLEFRFEYLWPFWLFIRSVYDSFRYQGLAFSVFFVCVAFTSDIICLLFIPVQWLFFAASTYVWVQYVWHTERGVCLPTVSLWILFVYIEAAIRFKDLKNFHVDLCRPFAAHCIGYPVVTLGFGFKSYVSYKMRLRKQKEVQKENEFYMQLLQQALPPEQQMLQRQEREAEEAALAKGISEAEPTVISQNGAPPGKKSTTVPLPELEYREKGKDSTGKEREGKKQNTIGINNNSIIHALDSKLQETEYIENYAGAKRLNNDLAGENTHAETNTHSTSKEEMGGKNYKNSSGGGGNISNSSPRNHSSSNGSVPPGSSASKNEKKQKGAGKGQKDPVENCIPNNQLGKPDALVRLEQDVKRLKADLQANRQLESELRSQLSSLSSQDRSLRSELGQLRQDNELLQNKLHSAVQAKQKDKQTISQLEKRLKAEQEARALAEKQLAEERKRKKMEEATAARAVALAAATRVESTDSLRGRIRELETECKKLSMDMKLKEEQIRDLEGKCQELRKYKENEKDTEVLMSALSAMQEKTQHLENSLSAETRIKLDLFSALGDAKRQLEIAQGQIHQREQEIAELKQKIAEVMAVMPSLSYSSDGSNLSPVTPHYSSKFMDNSPSSLDPNASVYQPLKK